In Pseudophryne corroboree isolate aPseCor3 chromosome 3, aPseCor3.hap2, whole genome shotgun sequence, a genomic segment contains:
- the LOC135057316 gene encoding glucose-6-phosphate isomerase-like: MRRECWMGPQDNHFCTAPPENNIPVILAMLGVWYNNFYGCETHALLPCDQYMHRFAAYFQQGDMESKGKYITKTGARVNYSTGPVVWEEPGTNGQHAFYQLIHQGTRIIPCEFLIPIQTQNLIRNELHHKILLANFLAQTEALMKGKFTEEAKAELQASGLSGEALDKLLPHKVSAVCSPGHPTCWDGKISPCLLT; this comes from the exons GACAATCACTTCTGTACCGCTCCTCCAGAGAACAACATCCCCGTCATTCTGGCCATGCTGGGAGTCTGGTACAACAACTTCTACGGGTGCGAGACTCACGCCCTGCTGCCGTGTGACCAGTACATGCACCGATTTGCCGCTTACTTCCAGCAG GGAGACATGGAGTCTAAAGGGAAATACATCACAAAGACTGGTGCGCGTGTGAATTACAGCACTGGGCCTGTTGTGTGGGAAGAGCCTGGAACTAATGGCCAGCACGCGTTCTATCAGCTCATACACCAAG GGACCCGAATAATCCCTTGTGAATTCCTCATCCCAATACAGACTCAGAATCTCATCCGGAACGAGCTGCATCACAAG ATCCTCTTGGCCAACTTCCTGGCACAGACGGAGGCTCTCATGAAGGGCAAATTCACAGAAGAAGCCAAGGCAGAACTGCAGGCCTCTGGTCTGAGTGGAGAGGCGCTGGATAAGTTGCTGCCACACAAGGTAAGTGCCGTATGCAGCCCAGGACACCCCACTTGCTGGGATGGGAAAATATCTCCATGTTTACTAACCTAG